In Synechococcus sp. PCC 6312, one genomic interval encodes:
- the hpnH gene encoding adenosyl-hopene transferase HpnH — translation MGVTIKQAVEIATYIISKRFQGQKRFPLTLMLEPLFRCNLACTGCGKIQHPNEILRKQLTPEECFHAAEECGAPVVAIPGGEPLLHPQIDEIVAGLVARRKFVYLCSNGILLEKNLHRFQPSPYLTFSIHLDGLREWHDKCVDREGVFDTAVQAIKAAKAKGFRVTTNTTIFEGANVAEMQKFFDFVSTLGVDGMMISPGYAYEWAPDQEHFLKRDQTKQLFREILAPLYSGQKKWNFNHNPLFLDFLIGEKDYECTPWGMPSYSVLGWQKPCYLLNEGHYQTYKELLDETNWDNYGRDSGNPKCRDCMVHCGYEPTAALDAFNPANMARAAGSLLG, via the coding sequence ATGGGTGTCACGATTAAGCAAGCCGTAGAAATTGCCACATATATTATTTCCAAACGATTCCAGGGCCAAAAGCGTTTTCCCCTCACCTTAATGCTCGAACCCTTGTTTCGCTGCAATTTGGCCTGCACGGGTTGTGGCAAAATCCAACACCCCAATGAAATCCTTCGCAAACAACTTACTCCGGAAGAATGTTTCCATGCGGCCGAAGAATGTGGCGCGCCGGTGGTGGCCATTCCTGGGGGCGAACCCTTGCTCCATCCCCAAATTGATGAAATTGTCGCTGGCCTGGTGGCGCGGCGGAAGTTTGTCTATCTCTGTAGTAATGGGATTCTGCTGGAAAAAAATCTGCATCGATTCCAACCTTCCCCCTATTTGACCTTTAGTATTCACCTGGATGGCCTGCGAGAGTGGCATGACAAATGTGTGGATCGCGAGGGGGTTTTTGATACGGCCGTCCAAGCGATTAAAGCCGCCAAAGCCAAAGGGTTCCGGGTCACCACCAACACGACCATTTTTGAAGGGGCCAACGTGGCCGAAATGCAAAAGTTCTTTGACTTTGTTTCGACCTTGGGTGTGGATGGGATGATGATTTCCCCGGGCTACGCCTATGAGTGGGCCCCAGATCAGGAGCATTTTCTCAAGCGGGACCAGACCAAGCAACTTTTCCGAGAAATTCTGGCTCCGTTGTACTCCGGGCAGAAAAAATGGAATTTCAACCATAATCCCCTGTTTTTAGACTTCCTGATTGGTGAGAAGGATTATGAATGTACCCCTTGGGGAATGCCGAGTTACAGTGTCCTGGGCTGGCAAAAACCCTGCTACTTGCTGAATGAAGGGCATTACCAAACCTATAAGGAGCTTTTAGACGAAACAAATTGGGACAACTACGGGCGGGACAGTGGCAATCCCAAATGTCGTGATTGCATGGTACATTGCGGCTATGAACCCACGGCGGCTTTGGATGCCTTTAATCCGGCTAATATGGCTCGGGCAGCGGGGAGTCTCTTGGGTTAA
- a CDS encoding Rne/Rng family ribonuclease: protein MSKQIIIAEQHRLAAVISEDQIQELIVASGSYQISDVYLGIVENVLPGIDAAFINLGDATQNGFIHVTDLGPLRLRRSAGAITELLTPQQKVLVQVMKEPTGNKGPRLTGNISLPGRYLVLMPFGRGVNLSRRILSEAERHRLRALAILVKPAGMGLLVRTEAEGVAEEAILEDLEALQRQWETIQQQAQSTRAPALLGRDDDFVQRVLRDVYSSDVNRIVVDVPESVKRVKQNLMAWNESKLPVGVLIDYHQEAIPILDYFRVNAAIREALKPRVDLPSGGYVIIEPTEALTVIDVNSGSFTRSATARETVLWTNCEAATEIARQLKLRNLAGVIIVDFIDMDTRRDQLQLLEHFSKALRADKARPQIAQLSELGLVELTRKRQGQNIYELFGRPCRSCGGLGHLVHLPGYPDDSPGEIVERVIPPRIIETRSRPLEVQNRPELGSGNGIELQLTNHPGYQEVSSSRRRSTRPRVSNGISSPPGQAPTPSRSLPRRGRPDSTPPLDVTATVAKTARTEAAPATTSRIVLPETPRSETGSRPSRKPTPRPRTIEPPEHINVTMTTVEQDVYALMGISPLVLYTGDVKSPRNTIVSVAAPGQAPVPPPAISRAAIPGQRGEEPASGYAPEEVASQEFHDAVKSPLESLSVVEPAVMNPALDVMLPQALETESAPIIETSLESETPESLAVGVRRRRRRTTGGDEQLSFGTEIR from the coding sequence ATGTCGAAACAAATTATTATTGCGGAACAGCATCGCCTGGCCGCTGTGATTTCAGAAGATCAAATTCAAGAACTCATTGTTGCCTCAGGTAGTTATCAAATTAGTGATGTTTACCTGGGGATTGTCGAAAACGTCTTGCCCGGGATTGATGCCGCCTTTATCAACCTTGGAGATGCCACCCAAAACGGATTTATTCATGTTACAGATCTCGGCCCCTTACGGTTACGGCGGTCGGCGGGGGCAATTACAGAACTGCTAACTCCCCAGCAAAAAGTGCTTGTCCAGGTGATGAAGGAACCCACGGGCAATAAGGGACCCAGGCTGACGGGGAACATTTCCTTACCGGGGCGGTACTTAGTCCTGATGCCCTTTGGACGCGGGGTTAACCTGTCACGGCGGATTCTTAGTGAAGCAGAACGGCATCGCTTACGGGCTTTAGCTATTTTGGTTAAACCTGCGGGGATGGGATTACTCGTTCGCACAGAAGCAGAAGGCGTGGCCGAGGAGGCGATTCTTGAGGATCTAGAGGCTCTCCAACGGCAATGGGAAACGATTCAGCAACAGGCCCAATCCACCAGGGCCCCAGCCTTATTGGGACGGGATGATGACTTTGTCCAGCGGGTTTTACGGGATGTCTATAGCTCTGATGTCAACCGGATTGTGGTGGATGTGCCGGAGAGTGTCAAGCGGGTCAAGCAAAACCTGATGGCCTGGAACGAAAGTAAGTTACCCGTGGGGGTGTTAATTGACTACCACCAAGAAGCGATTCCGATTTTGGACTATTTCCGAGTCAATGCGGCCATTCGCGAAGCCTTAAAGCCACGAGTGGACTTGCCTTCCGGGGGATATGTGATTATTGAGCCAACGGAGGCCTTAACGGTTATTGATGTCAACTCTGGCTCCTTTACTCGTTCAGCAACGGCTCGGGAAACGGTGTTGTGGACAAACTGTGAGGCCGCGACAGAAATTGCCCGCCAACTCAAGCTGCGGAACTTGGCCGGGGTGATCATTGTTGACTTCATTGATATGGATACCCGCCGGGATCAGTTGCAGCTTTTGGAGCATTTTAGTAAGGCACTGCGGGCTGATAAAGCACGTCCTCAAATTGCCCAACTGTCAGAACTGGGCCTGGTGGAGTTAACCCGCAAACGCCAAGGGCAAAATATTTATGAGTTGTTTGGTCGTCCTTGTCGTAGTTGTGGGGGCTTAGGCCATTTAGTCCATTTACCCGGCTATCCCGATGACAGTCCTGGGGAAATTGTCGAGCGGGTCATTCCACCGCGGATTATTGAGACTCGATCCCGTCCCCTAGAGGTGCAAAACCGTCCAGAATTAGGCAGTGGGAATGGGATTGAATTGCAATTAACAAACCACCCTGGCTACCAAGAAGTATCCAGTTCCCGGCGGCGATCAACACGGCCTCGGGTTAGTAATGGCATCAGCTCTCCCCCAGGCCAGGCCCCAACCCCATCTCGGAGCTTGCCCCGTCGCGGCCGCCCAGACTCTACTCCGCCCCTAGATGTGACGGCCACGGTGGCTAAAACAGCCCGGACTGAGGCCGCACCCGCGACAACATCCCGGATTGTCCTGCCAGAGACTCCCCGCAGCGAAACTGGTAGCCGTCCGAGTCGGAAACCCACCCCCCGCCCCCGCACCATTGAGCCGCCTGAACATATTAATGTGACGATGACAACGGTTGAGCAGGATGTTTACGCTTTGATGGGAATTTCACCCCTTGTGCTCTACACCGGAGATGTTAAATCCCCTCGTAACACAATTGTCTCTGTTGCCGCCCCAGGCCAGGCCCCAGTTCCCCCCCCAGCCATCAGCCGAGCCGCTATTCCCGGCCAACGGGGAGAGGAGCCAGCCAGTGGTTATGCCCCTGAAGAAGTGGCCTCTCAGGAATTTCATGATGCCGTTAAGTCTCCTCTGGAGAGCCTGTCAGTGGTGGAGCCAGCCGTTATGAACCCAGCATTAGATGTGATGCTACCCCAGGCCCTGGAGACTGAATCAGCCCCAATTATTGAAACATCCCTTGAATCTGAAACACCGGAAAGTTTGGCCGTAGGAGTCAGGCGGCGGCGGCGGCGAACCACTGGGGGGGATGAACAGCTTTCTTTCGGAACTGAGATTCGCTAG
- a CDS encoding PRC-barrel domain-containing protein, with protein sequence MYKGRDFIGKPLVCYESGEKFDKIEDLIFDQNSNQLLGFLVNESKWFSSTQILLLKDVQVIGPDAVITPSKSTIVAAKEIPEIHYVMERNNILNGTRILTVDGHDLGVIVDLYFDEKTGQVEGYEVSGGLFADTYSGRSFVPALQTLKIGRDVAFVPTQTAQLMEEQVGGIRGAMQTVTDKVQETAQGTGDKVQELTEQVVHAVAGFTVEQAQGRRSQQFVRAKEGSIITAPGQIVTELIIEQAKVTGKEKELLEAVGLTTQGAMRDQAGQFMTEAGDRLKSTGENTGETLQSGAKGLWSQIKDSAKEIQEMGTEAIEKKRIQGALGRAVSRVILDQQDNVILNVGELITHQAIASARQAQVLELLLSSVYTDKPNLTLEDMRAPHAGRDAL encoded by the coding sequence ATGTATAAGGGTAGAGATTTTATCGGTAAGCCCTTGGTTTGTTACGAATCAGGTGAAAAGTTTGATAAGATTGAAGACTTAATTTTTGATCAGAACAGTAATCAACTCTTGGGATTTCTTGTTAATGAGTCCAAGTGGTTTTCATCGACTCAAATTTTATTGCTAAAGGACGTGCAGGTCATTGGCCCCGATGCCGTGATTACACCCTCTAAAAGTACCATTGTAGCTGCCAAAGAAATTCCCGAAATTCATTATGTAATGGAACGGAATAATATTCTCAACGGGACTCGAATTCTTACTGTTGATGGCCATGATTTAGGCGTTATTGTTGACCTTTATTTTGATGAGAAAACAGGACAGGTAGAGGGCTATGAGGTTTCTGGAGGATTATTTGCCGATACCTATTCTGGACGTTCATTTGTGCCTGCGTTGCAAACCTTGAAAATTGGTCGAGATGTTGCTTTTGTCCCGACTCAGACGGCTCAATTGATGGAAGAGCAAGTGGGTGGCATTAGAGGAGCCATGCAGACTGTTACAGATAAGGTACAAGAAACGGCTCAAGGCACTGGTGATAAAGTTCAGGAGTTAACCGAACAGGTTGTCCATGCGGTGGCTGGTTTTACAGTTGAGCAGGCCCAAGGACGACGAAGCCAGCAGTTTGTCCGGGCCAAAGAAGGTTCAATTATTACGGCTCCAGGTCAAATTGTCACCGAACTGATCATTGAGCAAGCTAAAGTTACGGGCAAAGAAAAGGAATTACTCGAGGCGGTTGGTTTGACGACTCAAGGTGCAATGCGAGATCAGGCTGGTCAATTTATGACTGAAGCTGGAGATCGCCTCAAGTCCACTGGTGAAAACACGGGTGAGACTCTGCAATCGGGGGCGAAAGGTCTCTGGAGTCAAATCAAAGATTCGGCTAAAGAGATACAGGAGATGGGAACTGAAGCAATTGAGAAAAAACGGATTCAAGGTGCTCTTGGCCGGGCCGTAAGCCGAGTGATTCTTGATCAACAGGATAATGTGATTTTGAACGTGGGTGAGTTGATTACCCATCAAGCCATTGCAAGTGCTCGCCAAGCTCAAGTTCTAGAGTTATTACTTAGCTCAGTTTACACGGATAAACCTAACCTTACCCTTGAAGATATGCGAGCTCCTCATGCTGGTAGAGATGCCCTCTAA
- a CDS encoding DUF3120 domain-containing protein: MSALISAASLATPLRPGLDGSLAYHPRLLMAVAGFLVSIPVFFQAPLVRLYPWVSLGLTPLLWGLAGWLILSKRGPAWGDLLFGFSCCWLAGSVYWGWLRWEPLWHLPIEAFAVPLVTWLLWRGQLKIGGLFYLGSLLGTAITDLYFYLIDVIPHWRSVMRVEAAPDLVMGIFQDAVIQVQTFNGQFWAMLLVLILVGLTLAPFFAVNLQRRQSLAWWGFIGAVGSTLLVDGVFWVVVVVQ, encoded by the coding sequence TTGTCTGCCCTAATTTCTGCCGCTTCTCTAGCTACCCCGCTCCGCCCAGGCCTGGATGGCTCTCTTGCCTATCATCCCCGCTTACTGATGGCCGTGGCGGGTTTCTTAGTCTCAATTCCCGTGTTTTTCCAGGCCCCCCTTGTCCGGCTTTATCCTTGGGTAAGCTTGGGTTTGACACCGCTCTTGTGGGGATTGGCTGGGTGGTTGATCCTCTCAAAACGGGGGCCGGCCTGGGGGGATTTACTTTTCGGGTTTAGCTGTTGCTGGTTAGCAGGCTCCGTCTATTGGGGCTGGTTGCGGTGGGAACCCCTCTGGCATTTACCCATTGAAGCGTTTGCTGTTCCCCTCGTGACCTGGCTCCTATGGCGGGGGCAGTTAAAAATTGGGGGATTATTCTACCTGGGTTCACTATTGGGAACGGCAATTACAGATTTATATTTCTATCTTATTGATGTGATCCCCCACTGGCGGTCGGTGATGCGGGTGGAAGCCGCCCCAGATCTGGTCATGGGAATTTTTCAAGATGCGGTCATTCAGGTTCAAACTTTTAACGGTCAGTTCTGGGCCATGCTCTTGGTTTTAATCCTCGTGGGTCTGACCCTGGCTCCCTTTTTTGCCGTCAATCTCCAGCGGCGACAATCCCTGGCCTGGTGGGGGTTTATTGGGGCAGTGGGCAGCACCCTACTGGTTGATGGAGTATTTTGGGTTGTTGTAGTTGTGCAGTAA
- a CDS encoding TAXI family TRAP transporter solute-binding subunit translates to MVRQDWHWEGLGLAGGCLGLGLAWGLVGCGAGNSTVRLSSGRPDSFYHQLGEKITQVTQAEVGLNLEGLPSSGSTQNLTRLQAHQVDFALTQLDVAVAAMEKRQIKAVAVLSQEPIHVITTTTSGVRKLADLQNRQVGIGPPGGGPSYTAKVIFANQNIQVQADESPLDQALDKLTKNQLAAVVYVGSVGGNLTLRQWFKTQANLKLISMPPSLINYLSIREPDAYFPTRILQGSYSANPPIPPEDIATFSTSTVLATRADVSDQVVGLVTWAILDSAREFALFYPELQTGDATRLLQQGLFYVHPAASDVYKSGDPRSAWVRYWENNNDLQAGVMILVLSSVVGIVLQYWRYQRSQKVMAITTKRITELKQLLPDYPDQALQGIEELNQEQRLMFIDGKINAEAYDQAQHRAQRFSEQCQVLIQEKRNQAILKTLLLVDDWQATLQTRPEEALTKLKDLRLSYRQMLIENQVNIQDYIELMELTLMSLTTFAPTYVSEYPLMEPLTHLEGDSRPSQTPSAVMNEDR, encoded by the coding sequence GTGGTAAGGCAGGACTGGCATTGGGAAGGACTTGGGCTAGCCGGGGGCTGTTTGGGCCTGGGATTGGCCTGGGGTCTGGTGGGCTGTGGGGCTGGGAACTCAACAGTGCGCCTCTCCAGTGGTCGTCCCGATAGTTTTTACCATCAGTTAGGAGAGAAAATTACCCAGGTCACCCAGGCCGAGGTGGGCTTGAATCTGGAAGGTCTACCGTCTTCCGGTTCAACGCAAAATTTAACCCGACTCCAGGCCCATCAGGTGGATTTTGCCCTGACTCAGTTGGATGTGGCGGTGGCGGCGATGGAGAAGCGGCAAATTAAGGCGGTTGCAGTTCTATCCCAAGAACCGATTCATGTGATTACGACCACCACATCTGGGGTGCGGAAATTAGCAGATTTACAAAATCGGCAAGTTGGGATTGGCCCGCCTGGGGGTGGCCCGAGTTATACTGCCAAGGTGATTTTTGCCAATCAAAATATCCAAGTTCAAGCGGATGAGAGTCCCCTCGACCAGGCCCTCGATAAATTAACTAAAAATCAACTGGCAGCCGTAGTCTATGTGGGCAGTGTGGGGGGAAATTTAACCCTGCGGCAATGGTTCAAAACCCAGGCCAACCTGAAGCTCATCTCAATGCCCCCCAGTTTAATTAACTACCTCTCAATCCGGGAGCCCGATGCCTATTTTCCCACGCGGATTTTGCAGGGTTCCTATTCCGCTAATCCCCCGATTCCCCCTGAGGATATTGCCACCTTCAGCACCTCAACGGTCTTGGCTACTCGCGCAGATGTCAGTGATCAGGTTGTGGGGTTGGTGACTTGGGCAATTTTGGACTCGGCGCGGGAGTTTGCCCTGTTTTATCCCGAATTACAAACTGGGGATGCAACCCGTTTATTGCAGCAGGGCCTGTTCTATGTCCATCCAGCGGCTAGTGATGTTTATAAATCCGGTGATCCCCGCAGTGCCTGGGTGCGCTATTGGGAAAATAATAATGATCTCCAGGCCGGGGTGATGATCCTGGTGTTGTCCAGTGTGGTGGGGATTGTCTTGCAGTATTGGCGATATCAGCGTTCCCAAAAGGTGATGGCAATTACGACCAAGCGGATTACGGAATTGAAACAACTCTTACCGGATTATCCTGACCAGGCCTTGCAAGGAATTGAAGAATTAAACCAAGAACAGCGATTGATGTTTATTGATGGCAAAATTAATGCCGAAGCCTACGACCAGGCACAGCATCGCGCCCAACGGTTTTCGGAGCAGTGCCAAGTTTTAATTCAAGAGAAACGGAATCAGGCAATTTTGAAGACTTTACTGTTAGTGGATGACTGGCAAGCCACCCTACAAACCAGGCCGGAAGAGGCCTTAACAAAGCTCAAGGATCTGCGTCTGAGTTATCGACAAATGTTGATTGAGAATCAGGTGAATATTCAGGATTACATTGAATTAATGGAACTCACTCTGATGTCCTTAACCACCTTTGCGCCCACCTATGTGAGTGAATATCCCCTCATGGAGCCGCTCACTCATTTGGAGGGTGATTCCCGGCCGAGTCAAACACCGTCAGCAGTGATGAATGAGGATCGTTAG